A genomic region of Oryza glaberrima chromosome 1, OglaRS2, whole genome shotgun sequence contains the following coding sequences:
- the LOC127773580 gene encoding cellulose synthase A catalytic subunit 4 [UDP-forming] yields the protein MMESGVPPCAACGDDAHAACRACSYALCKACLDEDAAEGRTTCARCGGEYGAPDPAHGQGAVVEEEVEESHEPAAGGVRERVTMASQLSDHQDEGVHARTMSTHARTISSVSGVGSELNDESGKPIWKNRVESWKEKKKEKKASAKKAAAKAQAPPVEEQIMDEKDLTDAYEPLSRIIPISKNKLTPYRAVIIMRLVVLGLFFHYRITNPVYSAFGLWMTSVICEIWFGFSWILDQFPKWCPINRETYVDRLIARYGDGEDSGLAPVDFFVSTVDPLKEPPLITANTVLSILAVDYPVEKISCYVSDDGSAMLTFESLAETAEFARRWVPFCKKYSIEPRAPEFYFSQKIDYLKDKIHPSFVKERRAMKRDYEEYKVRINALVAKAQKTPEEGWIMQDGTPWPGNNPRDHPGMIQVFLGETGARDFDGNELPRLVYVSREKRPGYQHHKKAGAMNALVRVSAVLTNAPYILNLDCDHYVNNSKAVREAMCFMMDPSVGRDVCYVQFPQRFDGIDRSDRYANRNVVFFDVNMKGLDGLQGPVYVGTGCCFYRQALYGYGPPSLPALPKSSVCSWCCCCCPKKKAEKSEKEMHRDSRREDLESAIFNLREIDNYDEYERSMLISQMSFEKSFGLSSVFIESTLMENGGVPESANPSTLIKEAIHVISCGYEEKTEWGKEIGWIYGSVTEDILTGFKMHCRGWRSIYCMPIRPAFKGSAPINLSDRLHQVLRWALGSVEIFLSRHCPLWYGYGGGRLKWLQRLSYINTIVYPFTSLPLIAYCCLPAICLLTGKFIIPTLSNAATIWFLGLFISIIVTSVLELRWSGIGIEDWWRNEQFWVIGGVSAHLFAVFQGILKMIAGLDTNFTVTAKATDDTEFGELYVFKWTTVLIPPTSILVLNLVGVVAGFSDALNSGYESWGPLFGKVFFAMWVIMHLYPFLKGLMGRQNRTPTIVVLWSVLLASVFSLLWVKIDPFIGSSETTTTNSCANFDC from the exons ATGATGGAGTCGGGGGTCCCGCCCTGCGCCGCGTGCGGGGACGACGCGcacgccgcctgccgcgcctgcagCTACGCGCTCTGCAAGGCCTGCCTcgacgaggacgccgccgaGGGACGCACCACCTGCGCGCGCTGCGGCGGGGAGTACGGCGCGCCCGACCCAG CGCATGGCCAGGGGGCGGTCGTGGAGGAGGAAGTGGAAGAGAGCCAcgagccggcggccggcggtgttCGCGAGAGGGTCACCATGGCCAGCCAACTCAGCGATCACCAG GATGAAGGAGTTCATGCCAGGACTATGAGCACCCATGCCAGGACAATTAGCAGTGTCTCTGGAGTTGGGAGTG AATTGAATGATGAATCTGGGAAGCCCATCTGGAAGAACAGGGTGGAGAGCtggaaggagaaaaagaaagagaagaaagccTCAGCAAAGAAAGCTGCAGCAAAAGCTCAAGCTCCACCTGTCGAAGAACAGATTATGGATGAAAAAGA CTTGACAGATGCATATGAGCCACTTTCTCGGATCATTCCTATATCGAAGAACAAGCTCACACCTTACAGGGCAGTAATCATTATGCGTCTGGTAGTTCTGGGGCTCTTCTTTCACTACCGTATCACCAACCCTGTTTACAGCGCCTTTGGTCTCTGGATGACATCAGTCATATGTGAGATCTGGTTTGGATTCTCCTGGATCCTGGATCAGTTCCCCAAGTGGTGTCCTATCAATCGCGAAACTTATGTTGATAGGCTGATTGCACG ATATGGAGATGGAGAAGATTCTGGGTTGGCACCTGTAGATTTCTTTGTCAGTACAGTGGATCCATTGAAAGAGCCTCCTCTAATCACTGCGAATACTGTTCTGTCCATTCTTGCCGTGGACTATCCAGTTGAGAAGATTTCGTGTTACGTGTCAGACGATGGTTCGGCTATGCTCACATTTGAATCACTTGCGGAAACAGCAGAATTTGCTAGGAGATGGGTTCCATTTTGCAAGAAGTACTCCATTGAGCCACGTGCCCCTGAGTTCTACTTCTCACAGAAGATTGACTACTTGAAGGACAAGATACACCCATCTTTCGTCAAGGAGCGTCGGGCTATGAAG AGGGATTATGAAGAATACAAGGTGAGGATAAATGCTTTGGTTGCTAAGGCTCAGAAGACACCTGAGGAAGGCTGGATTATGCAAGATGGGACACCATGGCCTGGGAACAACCCTCGTGACCACCCTGGAATGATCCAG GTTTTCCTTGGTGAGACCGGTGCTCGGGACTTCGACGGAAATGAGCTTCCTCGGCTAGTCTATGTTTCGAGAGAGAAAAGACCAGGGTACCAACACCACAAGAAAGCAGGGGCCATGAACGCTTTG GTTCGAGTATCTGCAGTTCTGACAAATGCCCCTTACATTCTTAATCTTGACTGTGATCACTATGTTAACAATAGCAAAGCTGTTCGTGAAGCGATGTGTTTCATGATGGACCCTTCTGTTGGTAGAGATGTCTGCTATGTCCAATTCCCACAGAGGTTCGATGGCATTGATCGCAGCGATCGTTATGCCAATAGGAATGTTGTGTTCTTTGAC GTTAACATGAAAGGGCTTGATGGCCTCCAAGGTCCGGTTTATGTGGGAACTGGTTGTTGTTTCTATAGGCAAGCGCTCTATGGTTATGGACCACCATCACTGCCTGCGCTTCCAAAGTCTTCTGTCTGTTcatggtgctgctgctgctgtcctaAGAAAAAAGCTGAAAAAAGTGAGAAGGAAATGCATAGAGACTCTCGACGTGAAGACCTTGAGTCCGCCATTTTCAATCTTCGGGAAATTGACA ACTATGATGAGTATGAACGCTCGATGCTTATCTCCCAGATGAGCTTTGAGAAGTCGTTTGGACTGTCATCAGTGTTCATAGAATCAACTCTTATGGAGAATGGAGGCGTTCCTGAGTCCGCAAACCCATCTACACTGATCAAAGAGGCCATTCATGTCATTAGCTGTGGATATGAAGAGAAAACTGAATGGGGAAAAGAG ATTGGCTGGATCTACGGTTCAGTCACAGAGGATATCCTGACTGGGTTTAAGATGCACTGCCGTGGCTGGCGATCCATCTACTGCATGCCGATAAGACCCGCGTTCAAGGGATCAGCGCCAATCAACCTTTCTGATCGTCTCCACCAGGTTCTCCGGTGGGCTCTCGGTTCCGTTGAGATCTTCCTCAGCCGGCACTGCCCGCTCTGGTACGGCTACGGTGGTGGTCGTCTGAAATGGCTCCAGAGATTGTCCTACATCAACACCATCGTCTACCCGttcacctctcttcctcttatTGCATACTGTTGCCTGCCCGCCATTTGCCTGCTCACAGGCAAATTCATCATTCCCACG CTCTCCAACGCTGCAACCATATGGTTTCTTGGCCTCTTCATCTCCATCATCGTGACGAGCGTCCTGGAGCTGCGGTGGAGTGGCATCGGCATCGAGGACTGGTGGCGCAACGAGCAGTTCTGGGTCATCGGTGGCGTCTCCGCCCACCTCTTCGCCGTGTTCCAGGGTATCCTCAAGATGATTGCTGGGCTGGACACCAACTTCACCGTTACGGCCAAGGCGACGGACGACACCGAGTTCGGCGAGCTGTACGTGTTCAAGTGGACGACGGTGCTGATCCCGCCGACCTCCATCCTGGTGCTCAACCTCGTCGGCGTGGTGGCCGGGTTCTCCGACGCGCTCAACAGCGGCTACGAGTCCTGGGGCCCGCTCTTCGGCAAGGTGTTCTTCGCCATGTGGGTGATCATGCACTTGTACCCCTTCCTCAAGGGTCTCATGGGTCGCCAGAACCGGACGCCCACCATCGTCGTGCTCTGGTCTGTCCTGCTCGCCTCCGTCTTCTCCCTCCTCTGGGTCAAGATCGACCCGTTCATCGGCAGCTCcgagaccaccaccaccaacagcTGCGCCAACTTCGACTGCTGA
- the LOC127758956 gene encoding receptor-like protein 51 produces MPTNGPGSRHGPVHPALSQDKTSETARAPAHPPFETFLGVSPCLLFASASKSMAAATTTTVLATHDLLLLLLLLVAISFAGAAPLDPEQLVALRALGLRPHRLDPCDDAAGAVGVVAASCDAGVPFRRVTSLVMANCSATTSVSAGALEALAPSLRALSFSDCPAAPPRLLPPEQLAAGLRAFSCVASLHRLSAVWLSHLENLTELTVADTPLATGSPSELAVVVSHMGHLTSLTLSNANLSGFLPHHWHCPNLTHLDLSGNRITGAIPDTLTLLSAITHLNLSSNDLNGNIPTSIGDLISLTTIDLSNNSISGRIPDTVSTLPELEVLNLGSNRLNGSIPQFLSEMRGLKELNLEGNDFDGMVPFAAKFVSRLRVFRAAGNPKLCYNRSVLSAEIAIGVAPCDKYGFPVMAPPATARSERSADYDDGAKDGDADEGADARGGPSAAVLGVAIGLSCLAFAVILLVCLCKVCR; encoded by the coding sequence ATGCCAACCAACGGCCCGGGATCTCGGCACGGCCCGGTCCATCCCGCGCTTTCGCAGGACAAAACATCGGAAACCGCGCGCGCACCCGCGCACCCACCCTTTGAAACATTTCTCGGCGTGAGCCCGTGCCTGCTCTTCGCCTCTGCGTCCAAGagcatggccgccgccaccaccaccaccgtcctcGCCACGCACGacctactgctgctgctactactactcgtCGCCATCTCCTTCGCCGGAGCGGCGCCGCTGGACCCGGAGCAGCTCGTGGCGCTGCGGGCGCTCGGCCTCCGCCCGCACCGTCTCGACCCCTGcgacgacgcggccggcgccgtgggcgtGGTCGCCGCGTCCTGCGACGCCGGGGTGCCGTTTCGGCGCGTGACGTCCCTCGTGATGGCCAACTGCTCGGCGACCACCTCCGTCTCGGCCGGGGCGCTCGAGGCGCTCGCGCCGTCCCTCCGGGCGCTCTCCTTCTCCGACTgccccgcggcgccgccgcggctgcttCCGCCGGAGCAGCTCGCGGCAGGGCTCCGGGCCTTCTCCTGCGTCGCCTCGCTCCACCGCCTCTCCGCCGTGTGGCTCTCGCACCTGGAGAACCTGACCGAGCTCACCGTCGCGGACACTCCCCTCGCCACCGGCTCCCCTTCGGAGCTCGCAGTCGTCGTCTCCCACATGGGCCACCTCACCAGCCTCACCCTCTCCAATGCCAACCTCTCCGGCTTCCTCCCGCACCACTGGCACTGCCCCAACCTCACCCACCTCGACCTCTCCGGGAACCGCATCACCGGCGCCATCCCCGACACCCTCACCCTCCTCAGCGCCATCACCCACCTCAACCTCAGCTCCAACGACCTCAACGGGAACATCCCCACCTCCATCGGCGATCTCATTTCGCTCACCACCATTGACCTGTCCAACAACTCCATCTCCGGCCGCATCCCGGACACTGTCTCCACGCTGCCCGAGCTCGAGGTGCTCAACCTGGGCTCGAACCGGCTCAATGGCAGCATACCTCAGTTCCTATCCGAGATGAGGGGCCTGAAGGAGCTCAACCTCGAGGGCAACGACTTCGACGGCATGGTGCCATTCGCCGCCAAGTTCGTGTCGAGGCTGCGAGTGTTCAGGGCGGCCGGGAACCCCAAGCTGTGCTACAACCGGTCGGTGCTGTCCGCCGAGATCGCCATCGGCGTGGCGCCGTGCGACAAGTACGGGTTCCCGGtgatggcgccgccggcgacggcgcggtcggAGCGGAGCGCGGACTACGACGACGGCGCAAAGGACGGGGACGCGGACGAGGGCGCCGACGCGCGGGGCGGGCCCAGCGCGGCGGTGCTCGGGGTGGCCATCGGGCTGTCCTGCCTGGCGTTCGCCGTCATCCTACTCGTCTGCCTCTGCAAGGTGTGCCGgtga
- the LOC127781507 gene encoding proline-rich receptor-like protein kinase PERK2 isoform X2 — MSSQAPSAPVTPAAPPPQTPPVTPPPVTAPPPVSPPPVTPPPVTPPPVSPPPVSPPPVTPPPVSPPPVTPPPVSPPPVTPPTPVAPPPVPPSPPPPTPTPTPVTPSPPPPVTPSPPPPVASPPPPDVPTAPPPSNNPPSPPPSPSNVPASPPPPRISLSPPPPPSTPTQSGASSGSKSSNNGTVVAVGVAVAAVVVLGLAAGLIYFFVSKRRRRRQHPPAPHHPGYPPFPAEFYDPHRPPSQQQSHALSPSPSSTPPLLLQPHSFVSSGGASEAASAVPGIAMMGGAFGYDELAAAADGFSESNLLGQGGFGQVYKGTVRGQEVAIKKLRSGSGQGEREFQAEVEIISRVHHKNLVSLVGYCIYGEQRLLVYEYVPNKTLEFHLHGSGRPALDWPRRWKIAVGSAKGLAYLHEDCHPKIIHRDIKAANILLDYTFEPKVADFGLAKYQATEQTAVSTRVMGTFGYLAPEYAATGKVNDRSDVFSFGVMLLELITGKKPIMVSHGDQPDTLVSWARPLLVRAVEEENFEELVDPRLENNYDAYDMGRLIACAAAAVRHTARSRPRMSQIVRYLEGELAAEDLNAGVTPGQSAMQRTSGGTTDQMKRLRKMAFGSATGTGTVSEYTSSEFSEPTSEYGLNPSTEYTTSAAGGDTGEVTVDVQMTAGASGEAAGTERLSRRTTARRGGRV; from the exons ATGTCATCTCaggcgccgtcggcgccggtCACGCCGGCGGCTCCACCGCCGCAGACGCCACCCGTGACGCCTCCTCCGGTGACTGCTCCCCCGCCGGTCTCACCCCCTCCGGTGACGCCACCACCGGTGACTCCCCCGCCGGTGTCACCTCCTCCGGTGAGTCCCCCACCTGTGACACCTCCCCCGGTGAGCCCCCCACCTGTTACACCTCCCCCGGTGAGCCCCCCGCCGGTGACTCCTCCTACACCGGTGGCTCCTCCACCAGTgccaccgtcaccgcctccACCGACGCCGACCCCAACGCCGGTGACGCCGTCCCCACCTCCGCCGGTGACgccatcccctcctccgcctgtcgcaagcccgccgccgcccgatgTCCCAACCGCCCCGCCACCGAGTAACAACCCCCCGTCTCCGCCACCGTCCCCCAGCAACGTCCCAgcctcaccaccgccaccgcgaaTTTCTTtatccccaccgccaccgccctcgaCGCCGACGCAGTCGGGTGCCTCCTCCGGCTCCAAGTCCTCCAACAACGGGACCGTGGTGGCCGTCGGCGTGGCCGTCGCGGCGGTGGTCgtgctcggcctcgccgccggtctgatCTACTTCTTCGTTAGCAagaggcgccggcgccgccaacacccgccggcgccgcaccaCCCGGGCTACCCACCCTTCCCAG CCGAATTCTACGACCCGCaccggccgccgtcgcagcaGCAGTCACACGCGCTGTCGCCGAGCccctcgtcgacgccgccgctgctgctgcagccgcaCTCGTTCGTGAGCAGCGGCGGGGCGtccgaggcggcgtcggcggtgccGGGGATCGCGATGATGGGCGGCGCGTTCGGGTACGACgagctggcggcggcagcggacggGTTCTCGGAATCGAACCTGCTCGGGCAGGGCGGGTTCGGGCAGGTGTACAAGGGGACGGTGCGCGGGCAAGAGGTGGCCATCAAGAAGCTGCGGTCCGGCAGCGGGCAGGGCGAGCGCGAGTTCCAGGCCGAGGTGGAGATCATCAGCCGCGTGCACCACAAGAACCTCGTCTCCCTCGTCGGCTACTGCATCTACGGCGAGCAGCGCCTTCTCGTCTACGAGTACGTCCCCAACAAGACGCTCGAGTTCCACCTGCACG gtagcggccggccggcgctgGACTGGCCGCGGCGGTGGAAGATCGCGGTCGGCTCGGCCAAGGGCCTCGCGTATCTGCACGAGGACT GTCATCCTAAGATTATTCATAGAGACATCAAGGCAGCCAACATCCTGCTGGACTACACCTTCGAACCAAAG GTTGCAGATTTTGGGTTGGCCAAGTACCAAGCCACTGAGCAGACCGCTGTTTCGACGCGCGTAATGGGAACTTTTGG ATATTTAGCTCCAGAGTATGCTGCCACGGGCAAAGTGAACGACCGTTCCGACGTCTTCTCATTCGGCGTGATGCTCCTGGAGCTGATCACCGGGAAGAAGCCTATCATGGTGTCTCACGGTGACCAGCCTGACACATTGGTTTCTTGG GCGAGACCCCTGCTGGTGAGAGCTGTGGAGGAGGAGAACTTCGAGGAGCTGGTTGACCCGAGGCTGGAGAACAACTACGACGCGTACGACATGGGGCGGCTGATCGcctgcgcggccgccgccgtgcgccacaCCGCGCGGTCTCGCCCGCGGATGAGCCAG ATCGTGCGTTACCTGGAGGGCGAGCTGGCGGCGGAGGACCTGAACGCTGGCGTGACGCCCGGGCAGAGCGCGATGCagcggacgagcggcggcacGACGGACCAGATGAAGCGGCTCAGGAAGATGGCGTTCGGCTCGGCCACCGGTACGGGCACCGTCAGCGAGTACACGAGCAGCGAGTTCAGCGAGCCAACTAGCGAGTACGGGCTGAACCCGTCCACCGAGTACACCACCagcgcagccggcggcgacacCGGGGAGGTGACGGTGGACGTGCAGATGACGGCCGGCGccagcggcgaggcggccggcacGGAGAGGCTGAGCAGGCGGACCACCGCTAGACGTGGCGGGCGGGTGTGA
- the LOC127781538 gene encoding uncharacterized protein LOC127781538: MVFYYKARPDAGDYTIYMGADKNENEELIKYGLPEDVWFHVDKVSSAHVYLRLKKGESIDSICDGLLEDCAQLVKAHSIQGNKMNNVEVVYTPWSNLKKSPSMDVGQVGFHNTRMVRVVIVEKRVNEIINRLNKTRVERRPDLKAEKDASNAAEKAERKMQLKEKRRREEMERLEKERRAEIRSYKGLMVAEKMTSNRQIASAGNSMQEMEDDFV, translated from the exons ATGGTGTTCTACTACAAGGCGAGGCCGGACGCCGGCGACTACACCATCTACATGGGCGCCGACAAGAACGAGAACGAGGAGCTCATCAAGTACGGCCTCCCCGAGGACGTctg GTTCCACGTGGACAAGGTATCCTCGGCGCACGTCTATTTGAGGCTCAAGAAAGGCGAGTCGATAGATAGCATCTGCGACGGTCTGCTGGAGGACTGTGCACAGCTTGTAAAGGCTCATTCCATTCAAG GAAACAAGATGAACAATGTTGAGGTGGTCTACACGCCCTGGTCCAATCTCAAGAAGTCCCCATCCATGGATGTCGGTCAAGTTGGCTTCCATAATACCAGGATG GTTCGCGTGGTGATCGTCGAGAAGCGCGTCAACGAGATCATCAACAGGTTGAACAAGACCAGGGTAGAGCGCCGGCCTGATCTGAAAG CCGAGAAGGACGCGTCGaacgcggcggagaaggcggagAGGAAGATGCAGCTGAAGGAGaagaggcggcgggaggagatggagaggcTGGAGAAGGAGAGGCGGGCGGAGATACGGAGCTACAAGGGCCTCATGGTCGCCGAGAAGATGACCTCCAACCGCCAGATCGCCTCCGCCGGCAACTCCATGCAGGAGATGGAGGACGACTTCGtctga